TAAATCGCGGGATGACAACGGTTCCACCATAGGCGAGGATGTTTGTTAAGACCCATCAATCGTACCCATCCGGATCACCAATGATCTCCGACGACGAGAACGAGGACGGCAATCGCGAATGGTCGCGGTTCTGGCTCACGGCGCGGCAATTCTGGCTCGGATCGACGGCATGGCGGGTCTGGCTGCTCTGCGTCGCCCTGATCGTCCTCGTGGTGCTTCAGCTCTACGTGCAATTTCGGTTCAATTACTGGAACAGGGATTTCTTCGACGCATTGGAGGGCCGCGATCCGACGCGGCTGCGGCAGCAGGCCGTTCTGCTCATTCCGCTTTGTCTGGCGAGCGTCGTGCTGGCGATCGTCTCGGTGTGGGGCCGCATGGTGATGCAACGCAACTGGCGGCAATGGTTGAGCGCCAAGGTGATCAACTACTGGGTCGAGAACGATCGCTATGCGCGGCTCGCGACGGTGCAGGGCGATCTGAAGATTCCGGAGTATCGTATTGCCGAGGATGTCCGCATCGCCACCGATGCACCGATCGACTTCGTGGTCAGTGTGATCTCCTCGCTGCTGACGGCGGTCGTGTTCGTCCAGGTGCTGTGGCAGGTCGGCGGATCCATCGGCTTTGCCGTGGCCGGGCACCAATTGTGGATTCCAGGCTACCTGGTGGTCAGCGTCGTCATCTATTCCGGGCTGGTGACCGGGGCCATGCTGTGGGTCGGTTCGCCACTCACGCGCGTCATCCAGACCAAGAACCAGGCCGAGTCGGAGCTGATCACCGCAGCCCATCACTTGCGCGACATCGGCGAAGGCATCGCGCCCAAGCAGGAAGAACGCAGCGTCGTTGCCGGGCTGTGGATGGCGCTCGACCGCACGATCCAGCAATGGAAGCGGCTGTGCTGGCAGCTGATGCGCAACACCCTGGTGTCTCATCTGAATACGCTGCTCGCGCCGATCATCGGCCTCGTGCTGTGCGCGCCGAAGTTCCTCGGCGATCAGATGACCCTGGGCGAACTCACCCAGGCAGCCGCTGCGTTCACGCTGGTGCAGGGGTCGTTCAATTGGATGGTGGACAATTTCAACCGCCTCGCCGAGTGGATGTCGTCGCTGGAGCGCGTCGGCGGGTTGCTGCTCTCGCTCGATCGGCTCAACGGTGATGCGGCGAGCGATGTCACGCCGTCTCAAGCCGCACGTCAGCCTGCAGACGGCTGACGTCGGCGGGATCGGACAGCGCGGTGCCGGTGCGCAGCAGCGCCGCGGCACCTGCGGCGACCGCAAAGCGAAACGCGTCGTCCAGCAACTCGCCCGCGGCGAGCTTCGCGACCAATGCGCCGAGAAAACTGTCACCGGCGCCGACTGCGTTGACCGGCACCATCGTCAGCGGCTGAGCGCGCAGCACGCGGTCGCGGGTGACCAGCAGGGCGCCGAGATGACCCATGGTCAGCGCGACGGTGCCGGCCTTGCCGCTCGCGACCAGCGCGTGGGCGGCTTTCTCCCACGCCGTGGCATCGGGCAGCGCGCCGCCGACCAGCTCTTGCATCTCGTGCAGCGACGGCTTCATCAGGTCGATGCCGCCGGCTACCGCCGCGGCCAAAGCTGGCCCCGAGGTGTCGAGCACGAATTGCGCGCCGCGTGACCGTGCAAGCGTCGCAACGCGCGCATAGAAGTCGGTCGGCACGCCGCGCGGCAGGCTGCCGCTGCCGACGACGAAGCGGGGAAACGGATCCTGGGCTGCGAGCAAGGCAAGGCCGGCCTGCCATTCGGCCTCGGTCAGCGTCGGACCCGGCAGGATGAAGCGATAGGGCTGGCCGCTGACGCGCTCCTGGACGAAGAAGTCCTCGCGCGTGTCCTCGGCCGTTGCCCAGGTGCGGCTGGCGACGCCTTCCTTCTCGACGAGCTGCTTCAGCAGCAGGCCGGTCGGACCGCCGACCGGATAGAGCGCGGTGACGTCGCCGCCGAGGCGGGCGATGACGCGGGCGACGTTGATGCCGCCGCCGCCGGGATCTCGCTGTTGCGTCGTGCCGCGCAGCTTGGCCACCGGCACGATTTTCTCGACGGTCGTCGAGACGTCGACGGCCGGGTTCGGCGTGATCGTGACGATGTCGCTCATTCGATCTCAGTGCGTCGGGGAGCCGCCGCTCGCGGTGATGCCGGCCTCGAAGAACGATTTGAGACCGAGAAAGCTGATGTCGGGCTTGATAACGAGATGAACCGGGATCGGACGCAGATAGCTGTCATAGCGCCCCTTGCCCTCGAACTGCCGGCGGAAATCGGATCTGGCAAAGTAGTCCGGAAACCGCGGCGGGATGCCGCCGGCGATGTAGACGCCGCCGCGGGCGCAGAAGGTGAGCGCGAGGTTGCCGGCGACGGCGCCGAGCCAGGCGCAGAACATGTCGAGAGTCGCGCGGCTGGTGGCGCAACTGCGGTCCAGCGCGGCGTGAGTGATCGCTGCGGCATCGCGCGGCGGCACCGTGACCCCGTCGACCGCGGCAATGGCCTGATAGACGTTCGCAAGGCCCATGCCCGACAGCGCACGCTCGATCGAGACATGGCCGAAGCGCTCGCGCATCTTGGCGAGCACGGCGGCCTCGCGCGCCGTCGTCGCCGGCAGCGTGGCATGGCCGGCCTCGGTCACGGCAACCGTGGGACGGCCTTCTGCCGGGAGATAGCACGCGGCGCCGAAGCCGGTGCCGGGGCCGATCACCAGCATCGGCGCGCCGTCGACCGCGGCGCTTCCGCCAAGCGGAAACAGGTCGTCGGGATGCAGCACCGGCAGCGACCAGCCGACCGCCTCGAAATCGTTCAGGAGCTTGGCCGAGCGCAGCTTGAACCGCTCCGCCAGCTCGGCGCCGTCGATCACCCAGGTCGAGTTGGTGAGCATGCCGCGATTGCGCTCGATCGGGCCGGCGATGTCGAGCACGGCCGCGGTGGGCGGGCCGCCGGCGGCGTGTCGCAACAGGAAGTCGGTGATCGCGTCCGTGATGGTCGGGAAGTCGGCGACCTTGAGATGCGCGACCTCGCCGATGACGTGGCCGTCAAGCAGCGCGAACCGCGCATTGGTGCCGCCGATGTCGCCCAGAAGAACGCGTTCGCTCATCCTCACTCTTCCGCCCGGTTGTGCCGCCCGGCGGGATCGTCGGATACCCGGTGAGCGGCAATCATGTTCGAATACCACCGCGCCGACGCCTTGGGAATGCGGCGCTGGGTGGCGCGATCGACATAGACAATGCCGAAGCGCTGCGAATAGCCCGCTCCCCATTCAAAATTATCCAGGAGCGACCAGACGAAATAGCCGCGCACGTCGGCGCCCGCCGCGATCGCCTGTTCCATCGCGGTCGTATAGGCCTTGAGATAGCCGATCCTGCCGTCGTCCTGGATGCAGCCGGATGCATCGACGGTGTCATTGGCCGCCGTTCCGTTCTCCAGCACGTAGATCGGAAGCCGGAACCGGCTGTGGATGTCCAGGAGCGTATCGCGGAACGCCTCGGGCACGACGGGCCAGCCGATTGCGCTGCGCGGCACTGCCGCGGGAGGCGCTCCGAAGCTGGCGCCCATCAGGTTGCTGCCCGCCTTGATGTAATGCGGCGAATAGTGATTGAGCCCGAACCAGTCGACGGGGCGGGCGATCTGCGCCATGTCGCCGGGTGCGATATAGGGCGCGACGGCGTCCTGGAGCTCCGGCGGGTAGCAGGCAAAGGCCTGCGGAAACGGGAAGGCATCGTTCCAATAGGCGGCGAGCCGCAAGGCGGCCGCGGCGTCCTCCGCACTGTCGCTCGCAGGGTAGCAGGGCTGCCGATTGTGGATGGCGCCGATCGAGGCGCCGGCCACGTCCCTGCGCAGCACGTCGACGGCGCGGCCGTGGCTGAGATTGACGTGATGAATGGCCTTGTGCAGGGCCGCTCCGTCGGCGATCCCCGGCGCGTGCCAGCCGAGGCCGTAGCCGAACAGCGTGAACACGCAGGGCTCGTTGAAGGTGGCGAAGCGCTTGACCCGGTCGCCATAGCGCCGCGCGACCAGCGCGGCATAGTCGGCGAACCAGCCGACGATGTCGCGGTTCTGCCAGCCGCCGAGCGCCTCCAGCGCCTGCGGCAGGTCCCAGTGGTAGAGACAGAGCCACGGCTCTATCTCAGCGGCAAGCAGGGCGTCGATGAGGCGGTCGTAGAAGGCGAGGCCGGCTTCGTTGGCCGCGCCGCGGCCTTGCGGTAGCAGCCGCGGCCAGGCGATCGAGAACCGATAGGCATTGAGGCCGAGATCGCGCATCAGCGCCACGTCCTCCGCGTAGCGATGATAGTGATCGCAGGCGGTCTCGGCGGTGTCGTTGTGGCTCACCCGGCCGGGGGCGCGCAGATAGACATCCCAGATGCTGTCGGCGCGGCCGTCGAGGTGCGCCGCGCCCTCGATCTGGAAGGCCGAGGTCGAGGCGCCCCAGAGAAAGCTCGGACGGATGGTCATGATCGAGATGGGCCCTTGCGTTGTTGCGATCAGCCGCATGATGGCGGTCGCCGGCGCTCCGCCGTTGACCGGGATCAAGCCGGCGATACCCCGGCGGATGCGGTGTGTGAAGGTGCCTCCGCCCGGCAATGGCAATCATGCAGGCAACGGGCTTGCATCGGAGCCGAAAGCTGTGGAACGTGCGGCCGCCGAAAACTGGAGTCCCGGCGCGAATGAGCGTTTTTCTGCTGCGGCGCTTCCTGACCTTGCTGGCGACCCTCGTCGGCGCGTCACTGATCATATTCCTGGTGCTCGACGCGCTGCCGGGCAATGCCGCCCAGATGCTGATGGGCGCGGATGCCTCGCCGGATGCGGTCAGGGCGCTGACCGTCAAGCTCGGGCTGGATCAGCCGCTGGCGTTGCGTTACCTGCACTGGATCGGCGGCCTGCTGAGCGGCGATCTCGGCAACAGCTACGCCTATGGCACGCCGGTGGCCGAACTGATCCGCGAGCGGCTGGCGATGACCATTCCGCTCGCGATCCTGGCCATGGGGCTCACGACCGTGCTGGCGCTCACGGCCGGCATCTACACGGCCGCCAATCACAACCGTCTCGGCGATGTCGGCGTCATGTCGCTGACCCAGATCGGCATCGCCTTGCCGAACTTCTGGTTCGCGATCCTGCTGATCCTCCTGTTTGCGGTGAAGCTGCAATGGCTGTCGGCCGGCGGCTTTCCCGGCTGGGAGGACGGCATCTGGCCGGGTCTGCGCGCGCTGCTGTTGCCGGCTGTGGCGCTGGCAGTGGTGCAGGCCGCGATCCTGGCGCGGGTGACGCGCTCGGCCGTGCTCGACGTTCTGCGCGAGGATTTCGTCCGCACCGCGCGCGCCAAGGGCCTGACGAAGCGCGAGGTGCTGTGGCAGCACGTGCTGCGCAACGCCATGATCCCGGTGCTCACCGTGATGGGGCTGCAATTCGCCAACCTGCTCGCCGGCACCATCGTGATCGAGAACGTGTTCTATCTCCCGGGCCTGGGGCGCCTCATCTTCCAGTCGATCGCCAATCGCGACCTGATCGTGGTGCGCAACTGCGTGATGCTGCTGGCGGCCATGGTGATCATCGTCAACTTCGTGGTCGATGTCCTGTATGCGGTGATCGATCCGCGCATCAAGGTGCACGAGCTGTGAGTTCCGCCGTGGTCGTTCAAACGGGCGCTGCGCCTGCGTCCAACGCGTTCTGGCGCCGCGCGCTGCGCCATCGCAGCTTCACGGTCGGCGCGCTGCTCTGTCTGCTGGTGCTCGGCGCCGCGCTGCTGTCGCTGCTCTGGACGCCATGGTCGGCCTATGAGATCGATGTCGCGTCCAAATTGCGGCCGCCATCAGCAGCGCATTGGCTGGGCACCGACGTGCTCGGCCGCGACATCGTCTCGCTATTGCTGGTGGGTGCGCGCGCGACCATTCTGGTCGGCATCATCGCCGTCGGCATCGGTCTCACCTGCGGCGTCTGCCTTGGCCTGGTCGCAGCCGCGCAGCGCGGCTGGACCGAGGAACTGATCATGCGCTTCAGCGACTTCACCTTCGCCTTTCCCGCGGTGCTGTCGGCGATCATGCTGGCGGCGGTGATCGGGCCGGGCATGGTGACGTCGATCACCGCGATCGGCATCTTCCAGATCCCGGTGTTCGTGCGCGTCACCCGCGGCTCCGCCGGTGCGGTCTGGGCGCGCGAGTTCATCCTGGCTGCGCGCGCCGCCGGCAAGGGCCGCTTCCGCATCACCATCGAGCACGTGCTGCCGAACATCTTGTCGATTCTGATCGTGCAGGCGACGATCCAGTTCGCGCTGGCGATCCTGGCGGAAGCGGCGCTGTCCTATCTGGGCCTCGGCACGCAGCCGCCGCAGCCGTCCTGGGGACGCATGCTGAACGATGCGCAGACCCTGTTGTTCCAGTCGCCAAGCCTCGCCGTGTATCCCGGTGCCGCCATCGCGCTCGCGGTGCTCGGCCTGAACCTGCTCGGCGACGGCCTGCGCGATCTGCTCGACCCACGGCTGGCGAGGCAGCGATGACGGTAGGCGATCAGCCTCTGCTCGATGTGTCGGGTCTCGGCATCCGCCTCAATACCAGCCGCGGCTCGGCGCAAGCCGTGCGCGAGGTCTCCTTCACGCTCCGGCGCGGCGAGACGCTCGGCATCGTCGGCGAGTCCGGTTGCGGCAAGTCGATCACGGCGCTCGCTCTGCTTGGCCTTCTGCCTGACAGCGCCGTCGTCAGCGGCAGCATCACGCTCGATGGCCGCGAGCTGGTCGGTCTCGGTGATGCCGATTACTGCAAGCTGCGCGGCAACCGCATCAGCATGATCTTCCAGGAGCCAATGACCGCGCTCAACCCGATGCATACGATCGGTCATCAGGTGGCCGAGCCGCTGCTGCGGCATATCGGCTGCACGGCGACCGAGGCGAAACGACAGGCGATCGCGCTCCTCGACCGCGTCGGTCTGCCGGATCCCGCCCGACGCTACGGCGCCTATCCGCACCAGTTCTCCGGCGGCCAGCGCCAGCGCATCACCATCGCGATGGCGCTCGCCTGCAAGCCCGACGTGCTGATCGCCGACGAGCCGACCACTGCGCTCGACGTCACCATCCAGCGCCAGATCCTCGACCTCATCGCCGATCTGGTCGCCGAGCGCGGCATGGCGATGATCTTGATCTCGCATGATCTCGGTGTCATCGCCGAGAACGTCCAGCGCATGATCGTGATGTATGGCGGCACGGTGGTCGAGAGCGGCACCACGGACGCCGTGTTCTCGCGCATGGGGCATCCCTACACGCAGGGCCTGTTCCGCGCGCGGCCGCGGCTCGGGGCCCGCAAGGGCACGCGCCTTGCGACCATCGCGGGTACCGTGCCGGAGCTCGCCGATCTTCCGGCCGGTTGTCCGTTCGCAGATCGCTGCGGGCTGGCGATCGACGCCTGTCGCACGGCGCTGCCGCCGTCGATCGAGATCGGCGCCGGGCACGGCGTCCGGTGCATCCGGACCGGCGTCGCGCTCGCGTGTGATCCGGCGGGAGTGGTCGCTTGAGCACCGCCGCGCAAGGAGTTGCAGAGACGCCGCTGCTCGAGGTCAGGGATCTCGTACAGCGCTACACGCTGCCGCGAGAGAGTCTGCTGCGGCCGCCCGGCGAGGTGCTCGCGCTGAACGGCGTGTCGCTGTCGTTGAAGGCGGGCAAGAGCCTCGGCATCGTCGGCGAGTCCGGCTCTGGCAAGTCGACCCTGGCGCGGCTGATCATGGCGCTGGAGCGGCCGTCAGCGGGATCGGTGCTGATGGTGGGCCGCGATCTCAACCGCCTCCCGGTGGATGAGCTGCGGCGGGCGCGCCGCGATTTCCAGATGGTATTTCAGGATCCGTACGGATCACTCGATCCGCGCCAGACCATTGCGCGCATCGTCGCCGAGCCGCTGACCGCTCTCGAACACTCGGATCGCGATTCTCTCCGCAGGCGCGTCGCGAGCGTGCTGCGGCAGGTCGGATTGCGCGATGCCGACATGGACAAATATCCGCATGAATTTTCCGGGGGGCAGCGCCAGCGCATCGCGATCGCGCGGGCCCTGATCACCCAGCCGAAGCTGATCGTCGCCGACGAGCCGGTGTCGGCGCTGGATGTCTCCGTGCAGGCGCAGGTTCTCAACCTGATGCAGGATCTGCAGGAGCAGTTCGGCCTGAGCTACGTGCTGATCAGTCATGATCTCGCGGTCGTCGACTATCTCTGCGACGAGGTTGCGGTGATGTATCTCGGCCGCATCGTCGAGCGCGGGCGGCCGGAGGACTTGTTCGGAAGTTGCGCGCATCCCTACACGCGGGCGCTCCTCGACGCCGTGCCGCGGGCCCAGGCCGGCGCGGTCCGGCGCCGTCGCGAGAGCGTTGCGATCGCTTCGCAATCCCTCGGCGCGGCCGGATGCGCCTACGCGCCCCGTTGTCCGCTCGCCGATGCCCGGTGCCGCGCGACGGCCCCCGCGTTGCGAGCGCTCACCGGACAGCATTCCGCTGCCTGCCATCGGGCGGAAAGCGTAATGGCGCTGCCGGCGCTCGTCGCAACGGAACTGCAGCCACTTGTCTCGAAGCCGCTTTGACGCGTAATTTGGCTTCCTCAGGGAGAAACAAACAATGTTCAAGAAACTATCGATCATCGCCATGGCCGCGCTCGTTGCGGCCGTCGCGCCGGCTCTCGCGCAGAGCAAGAAGGATAGCGTCGTTGTCGGCATGACCTTGGAGCCGCCGGGGCTCGATCCGACCAGCGCGGCCGCGGCGGCCATCGCCGAGGTGACGCTCTACAACGTCTATGAGACGCTGACCAAGATCAACGAGGACGGCTCGGTCTCGCCGCTGCTGGCCTCGAGCTGGCAGGCCTCGTCCGATCTGAAGAGCTACACGTTCAAGCTCGCCAAGGGCGTGAAATTCCAGAACGGCGAGGCGTTCGATTCCGCCGCGGTGAAGTTCTC
This region of Bradyrhizobium sp. SZCCHNS1050 genomic DNA includes:
- a CDS encoding SbmA/BacA-like family transporter encodes the protein MISDDENEDGNREWSRFWLTARQFWLGSTAWRVWLLCVALIVLVVLQLYVQFRFNYWNRDFFDALEGRDPTRLRQQAVLLIPLCLASVVLAIVSVWGRMVMQRNWRQWLSAKVINYWVENDRYARLATVQGDLKIPEYRIAEDVRIATDAPIDFVVSVISSLLTAVVFVQVLWQVGGSIGFAVAGHQLWIPGYLVVSVVIYSGLVTGAMLWVGSPLTRVIQTKNQAESELITAAHHLRDIGEGIAPKQEERSVVAGLWMALDRTIQQWKRLCWQLMRNTLVSHLNTLLAPIIGLVLCAPKFLGDQMTLGELTQAAAAFTLVQGSFNWMVDNFNRLAEWMSSLERVGGLLLSLDRLNGDAASDVTPSQAARQPADG
- a CDS encoding ABC transporter permease, whose amino-acid sequence is MVVQTGAAPASNAFWRRALRHRSFTVGALLCLLVLGAALLSLLWTPWSAYEIDVASKLRPPSAAHWLGTDVLGRDIVSLLLVGARATILVGIIAVGIGLTCGVCLGLVAAAQRGWTEELIMRFSDFTFAFPAVLSAIMLAAVIGPGMVTSITAIGIFQIPVFVRVTRGSAGAVWAREFILAARAAGKGRFRITIEHVLPNILSILIVQATIQFALAILAEAALSYLGLGTQPPQPSWGRMLNDAQTLLFQSPSLAVYPGAAIALAVLGLNLLGDGLRDLLDPRLARQR
- a CDS encoding 1-phosphofructokinase family hexose kinase, encoding MSDIVTITPNPAVDVSTTVEKIVPVAKLRGTTQQRDPGGGGINVARVIARLGGDVTALYPVGGPTGLLLKQLVEKEGVASRTWATAEDTREDFFVQERVSGQPYRFILPGPTLTEAEWQAGLALLAAQDPFPRFVVGSGSLPRGVPTDFYARVATLARSRGAQFVLDTSGPALAAAVAGGIDLMKPSLHEMQELVGGALPDATAWEKAAHALVASGKAGTVALTMGHLGALLVTRDRVLRAQPLTMVPVNAVGAGDSFLGALVAKLAAGELLDDAFRFAVAAGAAALLRTGTALSDPADVSRLQADVRLETA
- a CDS encoding ABC transporter permease encodes the protein MSVFLLRRFLTLLATLVGASLIIFLVLDALPGNAAQMLMGADASPDAVRALTVKLGLDQPLALRYLHWIGGLLSGDLGNSYAYGTPVAELIRERLAMTIPLAILAMGLTTVLALTAGIYTAANHNRLGDVGVMSLTQIGIALPNFWFAILLILLFAVKLQWLSAGGFPGWEDGIWPGLRALLLPAVALAVVQAAILARVTRSAVLDVLREDFVRTARAKGLTKREVLWQHVLRNAMIPVLTVMGLQFANLLAGTIVIENVFYLPGLGRLIFQSIANRDLIVVRNCVMLLAAMVIIVNFVVDVLYAVIDPRIKVHEL
- a CDS encoding ABC transporter ATP-binding protein, translating into MTVGDQPLLDVSGLGIRLNTSRGSAQAVREVSFTLRRGETLGIVGESGCGKSITALALLGLLPDSAVVSGSITLDGRELVGLGDADYCKLRGNRISMIFQEPMTALNPMHTIGHQVAEPLLRHIGCTATEAKRQAIALLDRVGLPDPARRYGAYPHQFSGGQRQRITIAMALACKPDVLIADEPTTALDVTIQRQILDLIADLVAERGMAMILISHDLGVIAENVQRMIVMYGGTVVESGTTDAVFSRMGHPYTQGLFRARPRLGARKGTRLATIAGTVPELADLPAGCPFADRCGLAIDACRTALPPSIEIGAGHGVRCIRTGVALACDPAGVVA
- a CDS encoding GH1 family beta-glucosidase; protein product: MTIRPSFLWGASTSAFQIEGAAHLDGRADSIWDVYLRAPGRVSHNDTAETACDHYHRYAEDVALMRDLGLNAYRFSIAWPRLLPQGRGAANEAGLAFYDRLIDALLAAEIEPWLCLYHWDLPQALEALGGWQNRDIVGWFADYAALVARRYGDRVKRFATFNEPCVFTLFGYGLGWHAPGIADGAALHKAIHHVNLSHGRAVDVLRRDVAGASIGAIHNRQPCYPASDSAEDAAAALRLAAYWNDAFPFPQAFACYPPELQDAVAPYIAPGDMAQIARPVDWFGLNHYSPHYIKAGSNLMGASFGAPPAAVPRSAIGWPVVPEAFRDTLLDIHSRFRLPIYVLENGTAANDTVDASGCIQDDGRIGYLKAYTTAMEQAIAAGADVRGYFVWSLLDNFEWGAGYSQRFGIVYVDRATQRRIPKASARWYSNMIAAHRVSDDPAGRHNRAEE
- a CDS encoding oligopeptide/dipeptide ABC transporter ATP-binding protein, which gives rise to MSTAAQGVAETPLLEVRDLVQRYTLPRESLLRPPGEVLALNGVSLSLKAGKSLGIVGESGSGKSTLARLIMALERPSAGSVLMVGRDLNRLPVDELRRARRDFQMVFQDPYGSLDPRQTIARIVAEPLTALEHSDRDSLRRRVASVLRQVGLRDADMDKYPHEFSGGQRQRIAIARALITQPKLIVADEPVSALDVSVQAQVLNLMQDLQEQFGLSYVLISHDLAVVDYLCDEVAVMYLGRIVERGRPEDLFGSCAHPYTRALLDAVPRAQAGAVRRRRESVAIASQSLGAAGCAYAPRCPLADARCRATAPALRALTGQHSAACHRAESVMALPALVATELQPLVSKPL
- the glk gene encoding glucokinase gives rise to the protein MSERVLLGDIGGTNARFALLDGHVIGEVAHLKVADFPTITDAITDFLLRHAAGGPPTAAVLDIAGPIERNRGMLTNSTWVIDGAELAERFKLRSAKLLNDFEAVGWSLPVLHPDDLFPLGGSAAVDGAPMLVIGPGTGFGAACYLPAEGRPTVAVTEAGHATLPATTAREAAVLAKMRERFGHVSIERALSGMGLANVYQAIAAVDGVTVPPRDAAAITHAALDRSCATSRATLDMFCAWLGAVAGNLALTFCARGGVYIAGGIPPRFPDYFARSDFRRQFEGKGRYDSYLRPIPVHLVIKPDISFLGLKSFFEAGITASGGSPTH